Proteins co-encoded in one Sporosarcina sp. FSL K6-1522 genomic window:
- a CDS encoding MaoC/PaaZ C-terminal domain-containing protein has protein sequence MGLAYEELTEGQQLESLVKEPVTKVQLVKYAGASGDLNPLHTDDAFAQSIGMDGVIAHGMLVMGFLGEYVMELAGTTAVPAKFGMRFGAMTKPGDQITCSATVEKMYEEAEGRYVSLALTAEKQPGEVVGSGSATLRFHE, from the coding sequence ATGGGGTTAGCGTATGAGGAGTTGACGGAAGGCCAACAGCTAGAATCGTTGGTCAAAGAACCTGTGACGAAAGTGCAGCTCGTGAAATATGCAGGAGCATCAGGTGATTTGAACCCACTGCATACGGACGATGCCTTTGCCCAAAGTATTGGTATGGATGGCGTTATTGCACATGGCATGTTGGTGATGGGGTTCCTTGGTGAGTATGTTATGGAGCTTGCAGGAACGACTGCTGTTCCTGCAAAGTTTGGCATGCGTTTCGGAGCGATGACGAAACCAGGCGATCAAATTACATGTTCAGCAACAGTGGAGAAAATGTATGAGGAAGCTGAAGGACGCTATGTCAGTTTAGCGCTAACAGCGGAAAAACAACCTGGTGAGGTCGTTGGTTCTGGTAGTGCTACATTGCGTTTTCACGAATAG